One part of the Nitrosophilus kaiyonis genome encodes these proteins:
- a CDS encoding autotransporter domain-containing protein gives MKKTGLSLIASSLLLITVSSAATQEIVLKENMAEKVYIAKKPVIKCYCPEIAKSKDFMIMLDDNDVTALSSISNNEIIIKPINILNGGEHILSITYYDENGEENQKEYSFKTRQSQNFETANTTLGINPVFEHTIMKPGDLKNVPYSKIDSDFQIQSNLAEKNWTYSFNTDLRYFDQSIPLSKQNENENSQSSQENEEEILKKGFSLATYLFKASYTGDKIKGGLEIGDFSIEESDYSANGLTKRGARGTVSYNNFDFEAFIANSVDYYGFYGGMGLEPNDKKRLYGLSLQKTFLENAKFKIAYIKGGKQKESFGEASETFPSDTSTEEGDKKGSIIALVLSSPIIEEKLNFYAEADFSKYDIDTSDEYGYEKDKAYNVKLDGALNENYSYDFIYEYIGPQFYSIASDDTQNDNEGAAINFNADFEKHSISLSLSGYHDNVEDDDTFATVYTYDGSISYTYSGIENLPIDLSYEREVSKSKDEPTEDDKQNDVTDTYSINLGYSLNNWQFSLGTEISKENDKIAKTITRSKTYSFSPSYQNEKFHLSPNISYNISKTDDESAGESKQKTTTVGLELGYMILENLSFDLSGTYEYTKNEEESDVTGKEEKIDGNFQLAYNFKTKQNWLQNPVVGLKGTYSFFHDKINESQNEDLVLTLFLSLPMQFIF, from the coding sequence ATGAAAAAAACCGGTTTATCTTTAATTGCCTCTTCCCTCCTATTGATCACTGTCTCTTCTGCTGCAACTCAAGAAATTGTATTAAAAGAAAATATGGCTGAAAAAGTTTATATAGCTAAAAAACCAGTTATAAAATGTTACTGTCCAGAAATAGCAAAAAGTAAAGATTTTATGATAATGCTTGATGATAATGACGTTACAGCATTATCATCCATATCCAATAATGAAATCATTATAAAACCTATAAACATATTAAATGGTGGAGAACATATATTATCAATTACCTATTATGATGAAAATGGTGAAGAAAATCAAAAAGAGTATAGTTTTAAAACAAGACAATCACAAAATTTTGAAACTGCAAATACTACATTAGGTATAAATCCTGTCTTTGAACACACTATTATGAAACCTGGCGATTTAAAAAATGTCCCATATTCTAAAATTGATTCAGATTTTCAAATTCAAAGCAATCTTGCTGAAAAAAATTGGACATACTCCTTTAATACTGATTTAAGATATTTTGATCAAAGCATTCCTTTATCAAAACAAAATGAAAATGAAAACTCACAATCTTCTCAAGAAAATGAAGAAGAGATTTTAAAAAAAGGTTTTAGTTTAGCAACTTATCTATTTAAGGCATCTTATACTGGAGATAAAATAAAAGGTGGATTAGAAATTGGAGATTTTTCTATTGAAGAATCTGATTATAGTGCAAACGGATTAACAAAAAGAGGTGCAAGAGGAACAGTTTCATACAACAATTTTGATTTTGAAGCGTTTATTGCAAATTCAGTTGATTATTATGGATTTTATGGAGGAATGGGACTAGAACCAAATGATAAGAAAAGACTTTATGGTTTATCTTTACAAAAAACCTTCTTAGAAAATGCAAAATTTAAAATTGCATACATAAAAGGAGGAAAACAAAAAGAAAGCTTTGGTGAAGCTTCAGAAACTTTTCCAAGTGACACATCTACTGAAGAGGGAGATAAAAAAGGAAGCATCATAGCTTTAGTCCTATCTTCTCCTATAATAGAAGAGAAATTAAATTTTTATGCAGAAGCAGATTTTTCGAAATATGATATAGACACATCTGATGAATATGGCTATGAAAAAGATAAAGCTTATAATGTTAAATTGGATGGAGCTTTAAATGAAAATTATAGTTATGATTTTATCTATGAATATATAGGACCTCAATTTTATAGTATTGCAAGTGATGATACCCAAAATGATAATGAAGGTGCTGCTATAAATTTTAATGCTGATTTTGAAAAACACTCTATTTCTTTATCTCTTTCTGGATATCATGATAATGTAGAAGATGATGATACATTTGCAACAGTTTATACATATGATGGATCAATTAGCTATACATATTCTGGTATAGAAAATTTACCTATCGATCTTTCTTATGAAAGAGAGGTTTCAAAAAGCAAAGATGAACCTACAGAAGATGATAAACAAAATGATGTAACAGATACATATTCTATAAATTTAGGATATTCATTAAATAACTGGCAATTCAGCTTAGGTACTGAAATAAGCAAAGAAAATGACAAAATTGCAAAAACTATAACAAGATCAAAAACCTACTCATTCTCACCTTCTTATCAAAATGAAAAATTTCATCTAAGCCCTAATATAAGTTACAACATATCAAAAACAGATGATGAAAGCGCAGGTGAATCAAAACAAAAAACAACAACAGTTGGTTTGGAACTTGGTTATATGATTTTAGAAAATCTATCGTTTGATCTATCTGGTACATATGAATATACTAAAAATGAAGAAGAGAGTGATGTAACAGGTAAAGAAGAAAAAATCGATGGAAATTTTCAGCTTGCTTACAATTTCAAAACAAAACAAAATTGGTTACAAAACCCGGTAGTTGGTTTAAAAGGTACTTATAGTTTCTTTCATGATAAAATCAATGAAAGCCAAAATGAAGATTTAGTGTTGACTCTATTTTTGAGTCTTCCAATGCAATTTATATTCTAA
- a CDS encoding CARDB domain-containing protein produces MKKIKWLFLMMIVGTLCSLFAQFPNIHIQKKGDLKVKIKRCPSSAIQGAKLKNSFSVEVISTFSKKLERVAVDIVLSSKKNVSANSYASYSPNYKDGVLLKGGREIITIPPNGKVKVKLNGSNKIPDDTPVGKYYLAAVVDAGNKIREINERNNVSYCKINIRGKIRRVSLPDLAITKIGLDKDCHVVVEVKNRGKGKLPDSVWTKHTPKSAGVYIYVDGKKWGGASIWGFDPNKNLQNPGGTAKYVSNYKVSDKAKIKAVVDMWNQVKESNERNNAKTKELRCIKFIPGGIIKGKVKPLPLLPDLVITKIGLDKDCHVVIEVKNRGKGKLPDSVWTKHTPKSAGVYIYVDGKKWGGASIWGFDSNKNLQNPGGTAKYVSNYKVSDKAKIKAVVDMWNQVKESNERNNKKEKLVKCLKIIPGVIKGKELRPIELPDLKAQNISVNNSCSLKITIKNVGNVELPDNAYSDQGVGLQMYIWKDGAWKPWGGIILSGVDPNKKLKAPHSSITFDWFPRVQNLKLSPGKHKVKLVVDITNKLTEKNENNNVIIKTVNCRKGIIKPTENLSPNIKTPKEIPVKPRNVTPREKVEGMHGM; encoded by the coding sequence ATGAAAAAAATCAAATGGTTATTTTTAATGATGATAGTGGGGACTCTTTGTAGCTTATTTGCGCAATTTCCAAATATTCATATTCAAAAAAAAGGTGATTTAAAGGTAAAAATCAAAAGATGTCCAAGCTCTGCTATTCAAGGTGCAAAATTGAAGAATAGTTTTAGTGTGGAGGTAATAAGTACATTTTCTAAAAAATTAGAAAGAGTTGCGGTTGATATAGTATTGTCAAGTAAAAAAAATGTATCGGCTAATAGCTATGCTTCATATTCTCCTAACTATAAAGATGGAGTGCTTTTAAAAGGGGGAAGAGAGATTATTACTATTCCTCCAAATGGAAAAGTAAAAGTTAAATTAAATGGTTCCAATAAAATACCAGATGATACTCCTGTTGGGAAATATTATCTTGCTGCTGTAGTAGATGCAGGCAATAAAATAAGAGAGATTAATGAAAGAAATAATGTTTCATATTGCAAAATAAATATAAGAGGTAAAATAAGAAGAGTATCACTTCCTGATTTGGCGATAACAAAAATAGGTTTAGATAAAGATTGTCATGTTGTAGTAGAAGTTAAAAATCGAGGAAAAGGAAAGTTGCCAGATAGTGTATGGACAAAACATACGCCAAAAAGTGCGGGAGTTTATATTTATGTAGATGGTAAAAAATGGGGAGGAGCAAGTATATGGGGTTTTGATCCAAATAAAAACCTACAAAATCCTGGAGGAACTGCAAAATATGTAAGCAATTACAAAGTTAGTGACAAAGCTAAAATAAAAGCAGTTGTTGATATGTGGAATCAGGTTAAAGAGTCAAACGAGAGAAACAATGCAAAAACAAAAGAATTAAGGTGTATAAAATTTATTCCTGGTGGTATTATTAAAGGTAAAGTAAAACCATTGCCTTTACTTCCTGATTTGGTGATAACAAAAATAGGTTTAGATAAAGATTGTCATGTTGTAATAGAAGTTAAAAATCGAGGAAAAGGAAAGTTGCCAGATAGTGTATGGACAAAACATACGCCAAAAAGTGCGGGAGTTTATATTTATGTAGATGGTAAAAAATGGGGAGGAGCAAGTATATGGGGTTTTGATTCAAATAAAAACCTACAAAATCCTGGAGGAACTGCAAAATATGTAAGCAATTACAAAGTTAGTGACAAAGCTAAAATAAAAGCAGTTGTTGATATGTGGAATCAGGTTAAAGAGTCAAACGAGAGAAACAACAAAAAAGAAAAATTAGTGAAATGTTTAAAAATTATTCCTGGAGTTATAAAAGGAAAAGAGCTTAGGCCCATAGAGTTACCTGATTTAAAAGCGCAAAATATTTCTGTTAATAACTCATGTTCTTTAAAAATTACCATAAAAAATGTTGGGAATGTAGAATTGCCAGATAATGCTTATAGTGACCAAGGAGTAGGATTACAAATGTATATTTGGAAAGATGGTGCTTGGAAGCCATGGGGAGGAATTATTTTAAGTGGAGTTGACCCAAATAAAAAATTAAAAGCGCCTCATAGTTCTATTACTTTTGATTGGTTTCCAAGAGTACAAAATTTAAAATTGTCACCAGGAAAACATAAAGTAAAATTAGTCGTAGATATAACTAATAAACTAACTGAAAAAAATGAAAACAACAATGTGATAATTAAAACTGTTAATTGTAGAAAAGGTATAATTAAACCTACAGAAAATCTCTCTCCAAACATCAAAACTCCAAAAGAGATACCAGTAAAACCAAGAAATGTAACTCCAAGAGAAAAAGTTGAAGGTATGCATGGTATGTAA
- the ndk gene encoding nucleoside-diphosphate kinase, with protein MQRTLSIIKPDAVEKNVIGKIIDRFESNGLRIAAMKKIKLTKDDAAKFYEVHKERPFFNDLVEYMTSGPVVVMVLEGENAVAKNRELMGATNPKEAAPGTIRADFAESIEANAVHGSDSLENAQKEIRFFFAEREIL; from the coding sequence ATGCAAAGAACGCTTTCTATTATAAAGCCAGATGCAGTAGAAAAAAATGTTATTGGAAAAATTATTGATAGATTTGAAAGTAATGGACTTAGAATTGCAGCTATGAAAAAAATAAAACTAACAAAAGATGATGCTGCAAAATTTTACGAAGTTCATAAAGAGAGACCTTTTTTTAATGATTTAGTTGAATATATGACAAGTGGCCCTGTAGTTGTTATGGTGTTAGAAGGTGAAAATGCTGTAGCTAAAAATAGAGAATTAATGGGTGCTACAAATCCTAAAGAAGCTGCTCCTGGAACTATAAGAGCAGATTTCGCTGAAAGTATTGAAGCAAATGCAGTACACGGAAGCGATAGTTTAGAAAATGCTCAAAAAGAGATCAGATTTTTCTTTGCAGAAAGGGAAATACTATAA
- the dxs gene encoding 1-deoxy-D-xylulose-5-phosphate synthase, giving the protein MNIKDYTLPQLEELCEKIRNRILEVVSKNGGHLSSTLGAVELIVAMHYVFDVEKDPFIFDVSHQAYAHKLLTDRWEKFDTLRQFGGISGYTKPSESKYDYYVAGHSSTSISLAVGAAKAIRLKNEDRLPVVLIGDGAMSAGMVYEALNELGDKKYPVVIILNDNEMSISKPIGAISKYLSQKMASPLYQNIKKRTEKLLSHLPESATYLAKRFEESLRLITPGILFEELGIEYIGPIDGHDLEGLIQTYKIAKELNKPVIIHTQTLKGKGYKIAEGYFEHWHGVGPFDISTGKPLKKSSKPSATSLFSKALMEVAQKDEKVVGVTAAMPSGTGLKPLIEKFPDRFWDVGIAEQHAVTSMGPLAKEGFKPFVAIYSTFLQRGYDQVIHDIALMNIPVVFAIDRAGIVGEDGETHQGAFDISYLRAIPNITLFAPRDEKSMKRAVEFAYTMKTPCAFRYPRGPFMLDEEFEDIPFEIGKAQMLIEKDSDILFIGYGNGVGRAYETMKLLDYNISLLDLRFVKPLDEDLLKSLMKKYNKIFVFSDGVKMGGVASAIEEFLMKEKIVNKEIYSFEYDDIFIPHGKTEDVEEFLKIRPNQIALKIENILKG; this is encoded by the coding sequence ATGAATATTAAAGATTATACTCTGCCTCAGCTTGAAGAGCTTTGTGAAAAGATTAGAAATAGAATTTTAGAAGTTGTTAGCAAAAATGGAGGCCATCTTAGCTCTACTTTAGGAGCAGTAGAGTTAATTGTTGCTATGCATTATGTTTTTGATGTAGAAAAAGATCCATTTATATTTGATGTGAGTCATCAAGCTTATGCACATAAACTATTAACAGATAGATGGGAAAAATTTGATACATTAAGGCAATTTGGCGGAATTAGTGGTTATACAAAACCAAGTGAATCTAAATATGATTATTATGTTGCTGGACATAGTTCAACTTCTATCTCTTTAGCTGTTGGAGCTGCAAAAGCTATTAGACTTAAAAATGAAGATAGATTACCTGTTGTTTTAATTGGCGATGGGGCTATGAGTGCAGGTATGGTTTATGAAGCATTAAATGAGCTTGGTGATAAAAAATATCCTGTTGTTATAATATTAAATGATAATGAGATGAGTATATCTAAACCTATTGGTGCAATTAGTAAATATTTGAGCCAAAAAATGGCAAGCCCTCTTTATCAAAATATAAAAAAAAGAACAGAAAAGCTTCTCTCTCATTTACCAGAATCTGCAACATATTTAGCAAAAAGATTTGAAGAGTCTCTAAGACTCATAACACCTGGTATTTTATTTGAAGAACTTGGAATAGAGTATATTGGCCCAATAGATGGACATGATTTAGAAGGATTGATTCAAACTTATAAAATCGCAAAAGAGTTAAATAAGCCTGTAATTATCCATACCCAAACTTTAAAAGGAAAAGGGTATAAAATAGCAGAAGGCTATTTTGAGCATTGGCATGGAGTTGGGCCATTTGATATAAGCACAGGAAAGCCATTAAAAAAAAGCAGTAAACCAAGTGCAACATCTTTGTTTAGTAAAGCTTTAATGGAAGTTGCACAAAAAGATGAAAAAGTTGTTGGTGTTACTGCAGCAATGCCAAGCGGAACAGGATTAAAGCCATTAATAGAAAAGTTTCCAGATAGATTTTGGGATGTAGGCATTGCAGAACAGCATGCAGTTACTTCAATGGGACCTTTGGCTAAAGAGGGTTTTAAACCTTTTGTAGCAATCTATTCAACATTTTTACAAAGAGGTTATGACCAAGTTATTCACGATATTGCTCTTATGAATATACCTGTAGTTTTTGCTATAGATAGAGCAGGAATTGTGGGAGAAGATGGTGAAACACATCAAGGGGCATTTGATATAAGTTATTTAAGAGCTATACCAAATATTACTCTTTTTGCGCCAAGAGATGAAAAAAGTATGAAAAGAGCAGTTGAATTTGCTTATACAATGAAAACACCATGTGCCTTTAGATATCCAAGGGGTCCTTTTATGCTTGATGAAGAATTTGAAGATATTCCATTTGAGATAGGAAAAGCTCAAATGTTAATTGAAAAAGATAGTGATATCTTATTTATTGGATATGGAAATGGTGTCGGAAGAGCATATGAGACTATGAAGCTTTTAGATTATAATATATCTTTATTGGATCTTCGTTTTGTAAAACCACTTGATGAAGATTTATTAAAATCACTTATGAAAAAATATAATAAGATTTTTGTTTTTAGTGATGGTGTAAAAATGGGAGGTGTTGCAAGTGCGATAGAAGAGTTTTTAATGAAAGAAAAAATTGTAAATAAAGAGATTTATTCATTTGAGTATGATGATATATTTATTCCACATGGAAAAACAGAAGATGTGGAAGAGTTTTTAAAAATTAGACCAAATCAGATAGCTTTAAAAATTGAAAATATTTTAAAAGGATAG
- the plsX gene encoding phosphate acyltransferase PlsX, with the protein MVKIAIDAMGGDFGPYPIIEGTILALKEKKFKAILVGDKEKILSLIPNSLKNSIEIVQADDVIEMGDAATDALKRKESSIYKAVELVSQKKADAVVSAGHSGATMSLATLRIGRLKNISRPAIATLMPTSKNKKSLVLDVGANVDCKPEHLFEFAVMGEAYAKAILNNKNPKVGLLSNGEEETKGNELTKSAFKILKKLPSFIGNVEGNNIFDGSVDVVVCDGFTGNIVLKTAEGVAQTIGIFMKENIKKSPIRMAGAILMKKVFRSLKKEIDYSEYGGAPLIGIKGCAIISHGKSTPKAIKNAIFQAIRYVESDINSSIEKRLEEVL; encoded by the coding sequence ATGGTTAAGATTGCCATTGATGCTATGGGTGGGGATTTTGGACCCTATCCTATAATAGAAGGAACCATATTAGCACTTAAAGAAAAAAAATTTAAAGCAATACTTGTTGGTGATAAAGAAAAAATATTATCACTAATACCAAACTCATTAAAAAATAGCATTGAAATTGTTCAAGCTGATGATGTTATTGAAATGGGTGATGCTGCAACAGATGCTTTAAAAAGAAAAGAGAGTTCCATATATAAAGCAGTTGAACTTGTTAGTCAAAAAAAAGCAGATGCAGTAGTATCAGCAGGGCATAGTGGTGCTACTATGAGTCTTGCAACTTTAAGAATAGGAAGATTGAAAAATATTAGTAGACCAGCTATTGCAACATTAATGCCAACTTCAAAAAACAAAAAAAGTTTAGTTCTTGATGTTGGTGCTAATGTAGATTGCAAGCCAGAACATCTTTTTGAATTTGCAGTTATGGGCGAAGCATATGCTAAAGCTATTTTAAATAATAAAAATCCAAAAGTTGGACTTCTTTCTAATGGTGAAGAAGAAACCAAGGGTAATGAATTAACAAAAAGTGCTTTTAAGATTTTAAAAAAACTTCCTTCTTTTATTGGAAATGTAGAAGGAAATAACATTTTTGATGGAAGTGTGGATGTTGTGGTTTGTGATGGTTTTACCGGAAATATAGTATTAAAAACTGCTGAAGGTGTTGCACAAACAATTGGAATATTTATGAAAGAGAATATAAAAAAATCACCAATTAGAATGGCTGGTGCGATTTTAATGAAAAAAGTTTTCAGATCATTAAAAAAAGAGATCGATTATTCAGAATATGGCGGAGCACCTTTAATTGGAATAAAAGGTTGTGCAATTATAAGTCATGGAAAAAGTACTCCTAAAGCTATTAAAAATGCAATTTTTCAAGCAATCAGATATGTTGAATCAGATATTAATAGTTCAATAGAAAAAAGATTAGAAGAAGTATTATAA
- a CDS encoding beta-ketoacyl-ACP synthase III, whose product MVYAAFRSVGSYIPKNILTNEDLEKIVDTSDEWITKRTGIKTRYIADKEESTSDLGLKAAKVAIERARINENDLDMIICATISPDFFCMPSTACMIGKKLGVSNIPSFDISAACSGFIYALAMAKSFIESNMAKNILIVGAEKLSAIVDYSDRTTCVLFGDGAGAAIISATEKKEEAIIDVNISADGKYHDYLITPGCGTNNPCSEEAIKEHACFMKMKGNETFKVAVKTLTNDVIDILKKNGIKSENIDHFIPHQANYRILNAVANALKLKDEQVVMTVSKYGNTSSASIPMAMSDLYEQNRLKKGDLMLLDAFGGGFTWGSAIVPFSPFN is encoded by the coding sequence ATTGTGTACGCAGCTTTTAGATCTGTTGGATCTTATATCCCTAAAAACATATTAACAAATGAAGATTTAGAAAAGATTGTTGATACTTCTGATGAGTGGATAACAAAAAGAACAGGTATTAAAACAAGATATATTGCTGATAAAGAAGAATCAACAAGTGATTTAGGATTAAAAGCTGCAAAAGTTGCTATTGAAAGAGCCAGAATCAATGAAAATGATTTGGATATGATAATTTGTGCTACTATTTCTCCTGATTTTTTTTGTATGCCTTCTACTGCATGTATGATTGGAAAAAAATTAGGAGTTTCTAATATTCCATCATTTGATATAAGTGCAGCATGTAGCGGTTTTATTTATGCTTTAGCAATGGCTAAATCTTTTATAGAATCAAATATGGCAAAAAATATTTTAATAGTAGGTGCAGAAAAATTAAGTGCAATTGTAGATTATAGTGATAGAACAACATGTGTTCTTTTTGGAGATGGTGCAGGTGCAGCTATAATTAGTGCCACTGAGAAAAAAGAGGAAGCTATTATTGATGTGAATATTTCAGCTGATGGAAAATATCATGATTATCTTATAACACCTGGATGTGGAACAAACAATCCTTGTAGTGAAGAAGCTATAAAAGAGCATGCTTGTTTTATGAAAATGAAAGGAAATGAGACTTTTAAAGTTGCTGTAAAAACTTTAACAAATGATGTTATTGATATATTAAAGAAAAATGGTATAAAAAGTGAAAATATTGATCATTTCATACCACATCAAGCAAATTATAGAATATTGAATGCAGTTGCAAATGCTCTTAAATTAAAAGACGAACAAGTTGTTATGACTGTTTCAAAATATGGAAATACTTCTTCTGCTTCTATCCCTATGGCAATGAGTGATTTATATGAACAAAATAGATTAAAAAAAGGTGATTTAATGCTTCTTGATGCATTTGGCGGTGGATTTACTTGGGGTAGTGCAATTGTGCCTTTTTCTCCATTTAATTAG
- the rpmF gene encoding 50S ribosomal protein L32 has translation MAVPKRRVSKTRAAKRRTHYKLSLPRPVKDKDGTWKMPHHINKFTGEYKS, from the coding sequence ATGGCAGTACCAAAGAGACGTGTTAGTAAAACAAGAGCTGCAAAAAGAAGAACACATTATAAACTAAGTTTGCCAAGACCTGTTAAAGATAAAGATGGAACTTGGAAAATGCCACACCATATAAACAAATTTACAGGTGAATATAAAAGCTAA
- a CDS encoding 4Fe-4S dicluster domain-containing protein: MAVKITDICINCGACIDECPVEAIVDDEDNPTGEEIYYVYPDKCVECVGYHDTPACAEACPTEGCIVWDQCYEGMPCREDVPAEARENHQPVIE, encoded by the coding sequence ATGGCAGTTAAAATTACAGATATCTGTATCAACTGTGGGGCTTGTATAGATGAATGTCCAGTAGAAGCAATTGTTGATGATGAGGATAATCCAACTGGTGAAGAAATATATTATGTTTATCCAGATAAGTGTGTTGAGTGTGTAGGTTATCATGATACACCAGCTTGTGCTGAAGCATGTCCAACAGAAGGATGTATTGTTTGGGATCAATGTTATGAGGGAATGCCTTGTAGAGAAGATGTTCCTGCAGAAGCAAGAGAAAATCATCAACCTGTAATAGAGTAA
- a CDS encoding Fur family transcriptional regulator — MGEIIEILKEKKLKATPQRLAILNILNGHTHPTIEEIYEEIKKIFPSISLATIYKNINTLKDVDLITELNPGGKLKYDINLKPHFHGVCKNCGKIIDFYDEDLIKECKKTIEKKIDKEVFDLNISVSILCEDCAKA; from the coding sequence ATGGGAGAAATTATCGAAATTTTAAAAGAGAAAAAATTAAAAGCTACACCACAAAGACTTGCAATATTAAATATTTTAAATGGACATACTCATCCTACAATAGAAGAGATCTATGAAGAGATTAAAAAGATTTTTCCTTCAATATCTCTTGCAACAATATACAAAAATATAAATACATTAAAAGATGTGGATTTAATTACTGAATTAAATCCTGGTGGAAAATTAAAGTATGATATCAATTTAAAGCCACATTTTCATGGAGTATGTAAAAATTGCGGAAAAATTATCGATTTTTATGATGAAGATTTAATAAAAGAGTGCAAAAAAACAATAGAGAAAAAGATTGATAAGGAAGTTTTTGATTTAAATATTTCTGTTTCTATTTTATGTGAAGATTGTGCCAAAGCCTAA
- the metK gene encoding methionine adenosyltransferase gives MAREYLFTSESVTEGHPDKMADQISDAILDYIIERDKNARVACEALLSNGFCIIAGELKTTTYAPMQEIVREVIREIGYTDALYGFDYRSAGVLNAVGEQSPDINIGVDKASGEIGAGDQGLMFGYACKETDVLMPLPIYLAHQLTQGLAKARKEGTLPFLRPDGKAQVTIKYEDGKPKEVKTVVVSTQHDPDVSYNRLKDAVIEEIIYKAIPSELIADDIEYHINPTGRFVIGGPQGDAGLTGRKIIVDTYGGSCPHGGGAFSGKDPTKVDRSGAYAARYVAKNLVASGACEKATIQIAYAIGVVEPVSIMVDTHGTSKVDEKLIEKCVKDIFDLTPKGIIETLDLLRPIYRKTAAYGHFGRELEEFTWEKTDKVEQIRDYLKL, from the coding sequence ATGGCAAGAGAGTATCTATTTACTTCAGAGTCAGTTACAGAAGGACATCCAGATAAAATGGCTGACCAGATAAGTGATGCAATTTTAGATTATATTATCGAAAGAGATAAAAATGCAAGAGTTGCATGCGAGGCATTATTGAGTAATGGATTTTGTATAATTGCTGGTGAGCTAAAAACAACGACTTATGCTCCAATGCAAGAAATAGTTAGAGAGGTTATTAGAGAAATAGGATATACAGATGCACTATATGGATTTGATTATAGAAGTGCAGGAGTTTTAAATGCTGTAGGAGAGCAGTCTCCAGATATAAATATTGGTGTTGATAAAGCAAGTGGAGAAATAGGAGCTGGTGATCAAGGGTTAATGTTTGGATATGCATGCAAAGAGACTGATGTTTTGATGCCTCTTCCAATTTATTTAGCTCATCAATTAACTCAAGGACTTGCAAAAGCAAGAAAAGAAGGTACTTTGCCGTTTCTAAGACCAGATGGTAAAGCTCAAGTTACAATAAAATATGAAGATGGAAAACCAAAAGAGGTAAAAACTGTTGTTGTCTCAACTCAGCATGACCCAGATGTAAGTTATAATAGGTTAAAAGATGCTGTAATAGAAGAGATTATTTATAAAGCTATTCCATCAGAATTAATTGCAGATGATATAGAATATCATATAAATCCTACTGGAAGGTTTGTAATAGGTGGGCCTCAAGGAGATGCAGGACTTACTGGTAGAAAAATAATAGTTGATACTTATGGTGGAAGTTGTCCTCATGGTGGTGGAGCTTTTAGTGGGAAAGATCCTACTAAAGTTGATAGAAGTGGAGCATACGCAGCAAGATATGTTGCAAAAAATTTAGTTGCAAGTGGGGCTTGTGAAAAAGCAACAATTCAGATAGCTTATGCAATTGGGGTTGTAGAGCCAGTCTCAATAATGGTAGATACTCATGGAACATCAAAAGTTGATGAAAAATTAATAGAAAAATGTGTGAAAGATATATTTGATTTAACGCCAAAAGGTATTATTGAAACATTAGACCTTTTAAGACCAATATATAGAAAAACTGCAGCATATGGGCATTTTGGTAGAGAACTTGAAGAATTTACATGGGAAAAAACAGATAAAGTCGAACAAATTAGAGATTATTTGAAACTATGA
- a CDS encoding peroxiredoxin: MLVTKKAPDFTAPAVMPDNTIVEDFNLYENIGEKGAVLFFYPLDFTFVCPSEIIAFDHRIEEFNKRGINVIGCSVDSHYTHLAWRNTPVEKGGIGQIKYPLVADLTKQISKDYDVLLEEAGVALRGSFLIDKDGTIRHAVINDLPLGRNIDEMIRMVDAMEFANEHGEVCPAEWEKGKEAMKPTPEGVAEYLAKHADEL, from the coding sequence ATGTTAGTAACAAAAAAAGCACCAGATTTTACGGCTCCAGCTGTTATGCCAGACAACACAATTGTTGAAGATTTCAATCTTTATGAAAATATTGGAGAAAAAGGAGCAGTACTATTTTTCTATCCATTAGATTTTACATTTGTTTGTCCAAGTGAAATCATAGCATTTGACCATAGAATTGAAGAATTCAATAAAAGAGGAATTAATGTTATAGGATGTTCAGTTGATAGTCATTATACTCACCTTGCTTGGAGAAATACTCCAGTAGAAAAAGGTGGAATTGGTCAAATTAAATATCCTTTAGTAGCAGATTTAACAAAACAGATTTCAAAAGATTATGATGTTTTACTTGAAGAAGCAGGTGTTGCATTAAGAGGAAGCTTTTTAATTGATAAAGATGGTACTATCAGACATGCTGTTATAAATGACCTACCACTTGGTAGAAACATTGATGAGATGATAAGAATGGTAGATGCTATGGAATTTGCTAATGAACATGGTGAAGTTTGTCCTGCCGAATGGGAAAAAGGAAAAGAGGCTATGAAACCAACTCCAGAAGGTGTTGCAGAATATCTTGCTAAACATGCAGATGAATTATAA